One window of the Actinomyces procaprae genome contains the following:
- a CDS encoding DUF2157 domain-containing protein, whose translation MPQPQTPVGADAFAARQHQPQQQRRQEENIGRYVLSGAAAFLVVSAAVSLIALVWDRIPDAAKVGTLGVIAIAMVGSGMILARRRQQQQVAAATLTGTGGALGFIAIIGAALTAGLPSTAAFMLMVVWAFVLLLVSCATGQFFTAVVSTLGAMVTIGFAASQVAAHPAQAPLTWMLIDFYVVALAAVAAAAPRFTSGMRLAPWLPSTSMVVTATVLLIGPSQRLLAQPQSGIVLLTVPCAVLLVQAHHSTRLLAVAGAGSAVMYEWAAVGIVQALAVLQLGYAQNVSASARNGISVIFLALACVSTAVLLPRAKTPVWLRAVAPVNLGTVVGVAGAVFAVSTDLLLPAVAAVGLAAIPVVRLGYSAPVLLLPIMGVAALVAGLAPARSTLLLTLLAVLTAVALTVLLEALLAPPPPQSGESADRATWLAGATWVLAADLVLILPWVLDVLLARNGGGQADRMPAPLLAGAAALGLTGLGLFTARCSPRSLLSGGRAGRLEGAVDLHTPLRSTPPPSAWLGDTLLTALAAAVLLRAGSLGSALLEAPLLGIALALVIVGGRMLLPWLRSTGVALTIAVSQSLALWWSVMILTGASAASLLVTGVVLATGAACIVIGFRLRATTLRHYGLTLVLLVVFKLAVVDLAGQNSLSRILALMVAGVVCFGLSLAYNHFAQEQAEHGAIGADSAGGLSPAGRGGSSYPR comes from the coding sequence GTGCCCCAGCCGCAGACACCCGTCGGCGCCGACGCGTTCGCCGCCCGGCAGCACCAGCCCCAGCAGCAGCGCCGCCAGGAGGAGAACATCGGCCGTTATGTGCTGTCCGGGGCGGCGGCGTTCCTTGTCGTATCCGCCGCAGTGAGCCTGATCGCCCTGGTCTGGGATCGGATCCCCGACGCCGCCAAGGTCGGGACGCTGGGTGTCATCGCCATCGCCATGGTCGGCTCGGGCATGATCCTTGCCAGAAGGCGTCAGCAGCAGCAGGTGGCGGCCGCCACTCTCACCGGCACGGGCGGCGCGCTCGGCTTCATCGCCATCATTGGTGCGGCGCTGACTGCCGGCCTGCCCAGCACCGCCGCCTTCATGCTCATGGTCGTCTGGGCATTCGTGCTGCTGCTGGTCTCCTGCGCCACCGGCCAGTTCTTCACCGCGGTCGTCTCCACGCTGGGGGCAATGGTCACCATCGGGTTCGCCGCCTCGCAGGTGGCCGCCCACCCGGCCCAGGCCCCGCTGACCTGGATGCTGATCGACTTCTACGTCGTCGCCCTGGCGGCCGTGGCGGCAGCGGCACCCCGGTTCACTTCGGGCATGCGGTTGGCACCATGGTTACCGAGCACCTCCATGGTGGTGACCGCGACCGTGCTGCTGATCGGTCCTTCCCAACGGCTGCTCGCCCAGCCGCAGTCGGGGATCGTGCTGCTGACCGTGCCCTGCGCGGTACTTCTGGTACAGGCGCACCACTCGACGCGCCTGCTGGCCGTGGCAGGGGCGGGCAGCGCTGTCATGTACGAGTGGGCAGCCGTCGGGATCGTCCAGGCGCTGGCCGTGCTCCAGCTCGGATACGCCCAAAACGTGAGCGCATCTGCCCGCAACGGCATATCCGTGATCTTCCTGGCTCTGGCATGTGTTTCCACGGCGGTGCTGCTGCCCCGGGCCAAGACACCGGTGTGGTTGCGCGCCGTCGCGCCGGTGAATCTGGGGACGGTGGTCGGCGTCGCCGGGGCGGTCTTCGCCGTGAGCACGGACCTGCTGCTGCCGGCGGTGGCGGCCGTGGGCCTGGCCGCCATTCCCGTGGTGCGCCTCGGCTACAGCGCCCCCGTACTGTTGCTGCCGATTATGGGAGTGGCCGCGCTGGTGGCTGGGCTCGCCCCCGCCCGCAGCACACTGCTACTGACCCTGCTGGCGGTGCTGACGGCCGTCGCCCTCACCGTGCTGCTGGAGGCGCTGCTGGCACCGCCGCCCCCGCAGTCCGGGGAGTCCGCTGATCGGGCGACGTGGCTCGCGGGCGCGACCTGGGTGCTCGCCGCCGACCTGGTGCTGATCCTCCCCTGGGTGCTGGATGTCCTGCTAGCGCGCAACGGCGGAGGACAAGCGGACCGGATGCCGGCACCGCTGCTCGCGGGTGCGGCGGCGCTGGGGCTGACGGGCCTGGGCCTGTTCACCGCCAGGTGCTCTCCCCGTTCCCTGCTGTCCGGTGGGCGGGCCGGCCGCCTGGAGGGCGCCGTCGACCTGCATACTCCGCTCCGCTCCACCCCGCCGCCGTCGGCCTGGCTTGGAGACACCCTGCTGACGGCGCTCGCCGCAGCAGTACTGCTGCGGGCCGGCTCCCTGGGCTCCGCACTGCTGGAGGCACCGCTGTTGGGCATCGCACTGGCACTGGTGATCGTGGGCGGACGCATGCTGCTGCCCTGGCTGCGGAGCACCGGCGTCGCCTTGACTATCGCCGTGTCACAGAGCCTCGCCCTGTGGTGGTCGGTGATGATCCTCACCGGCGCGTCCGCAGCTTCTCTGCTGGTCACCGGTGTGGTGCTGGCGACCGGTGCCGCCTGCATCGTCATCGGATTCCGGCTGCGCGCCACCACACTGCGCCACTACGGGCTCACCCTGGTACTGCTGGTGGTGTTCAAGCTGGCCGTGGTGGACCTGGCCGGACAGAACTCGCTGTCGCGGATCCTGGCGCTCATGGTCGCCGGCGTCGTGTGCTTCGGGCTGTCGCTCGCATACAACCACTTCGCGCAGGAGCAGGCGGAGCACGGCGCGATCGGAGCCGACTCCGCCGGCGGCCTCAGTCCGGCAGGTCGCGGTGGATCGTCGTATCCCCGGTGA